Within the Streptomyces sp. NBC_00353 genome, the region CGTACCCGGCCCCGGACCCGGTCTCGGCCCCGGCCGGGGCCTCCAGCCGTCCGGCCGTGCGCTGCGCCGTCTCGCGGGCCCACCGCCCACTGGTCAGCGCCCCCACCAGCAGGACGGCCAGACCGCATCCGGTGATGATCCACCAGGCGGGCTTGCTCGCGTCCACGAAGGCGGTGGCATACCCGGCGCCGCGCGGGGAACCGCTACCCGCCACCCCCGCCGCCAGCACCGCGCCGATCACGGCGACGCCCAGCGTGCCGCCGATCTGCCGGCTGGTCGAGGCGACCGCCGCCGCCACGCCCGCCTGAGAGCGCGGCATCCCGGAGACGGCGGTGTTGGTGATCGGCGCATTCACCATGCCGAAGCCGAGACCGAACAGCACATAGCCCGTGAACAGCAGCACGTTCTGCGTCTCCGCGTCGAACGCCGCGAACATCAGCCCGCACGCCGTCATGGCCGCACCCGCCACGAGCAGCGAGAGCCGGGGCCCCCGGCTGCCGACGAGCCGCCCCGACAGCGGGGCGCAGACAAAGGTGAGAGCGGCCATCGGAAGCATGTACAGACCGGCGTGCAGGGCGCTCAGACCGCGCACGTTCTGCAGGTACAGCGTGTTCAGGAAGAGGAAGCCGCTCAGGGCGGCGAAGGCGCAGACCGCGATGGCGGTGGCGCCGCTGAACGGGGCGCTGCGGAAGAACCGCAGGTCGATGAGGGGCTCGGCGCGCCTGGGCTCGTACAGCAGGAGTCCGATCAGGGCGCACGCGGCGAGCGCCGCGAAGCCCAGGATCTGCGGCGAGGCCCAGCCGGCCGAGGGCGCCTCGATGATCGCGTAGGTCAGTGAACCGAGCAGTGCGATCACCAGCAGCTGTCCCACGGGGTCGGGGCGGCGCGGCTTCGGGGCGCGGGACTCGGGGACGTACCGCCAGGTGAGCAGCAGCGCGGCGAGACCGACCGGCAGATTGATCCAGAAGATCGACCGCCAGCCGACCGAGTCCACCAGCAGGCCGCCGACCACCGGTCCGGCCGCCATGGAGATGCCGACGACACCGCCCCACACACCGATGGCGCGGGCGCGCTCGCGCGGGTCGGTGAAGGTGTTGGTGATGATCGACATCGCGACGGGGTTGAGCATCGAGCCGCCGACCGCCTGCACCATCCGGAACGCGACCAGCGACTCCAGGTTCGGAGCGACGGAGCAGAGCACCGAGCCGAGGGTGAAGAGCACGAGCCCGATCTTGAAGACCTTCGCCCGTCCGATCCGGTCGGCGGTGGAGCCCGCCAGCATCAGCAGCGAGGCGAGGACGAGCGTGTAGGCGTCGATCGTCCACTGCATGCCGGCGACGGTCGCATGGAGCTCCCGCTGCATGGAGGGCAGAGCGACATTGAGGACGGTGTTGTCGAGACTGACGATCAGCAGACTCATGCAGCAGATCGCCAGAACCAACTGCCGTCGGCGGTGGGTGAGCTCAGGCATACATAGATAGTACGGTTAACTAACGACTGTCGCCGCCGGAAGGCCCCGACCGGCGCCCCTGGTATGTCTGTCCGGCGCCATCGCCGGTACGGACTGCGGCACCCGTCCCCCGTTCCGCGGTGCCTGCCGAAGCTGCTTCTGTCGTACGCGACAATGGAGCAATGACCACGCTCGCCCCCTCGCTCCCGCTGCTCCGGATCGGCCCGCACACCGTGCAGCCGCCGGTGGTGCTCGCACCCATGGCCGGTATCACCAACGCGCCGTTCCGCACCCTGTGCCGGGAGTTCTCCGGCGGCAAGGGACTGTTCGTCAGCGAGATGATCACGACGCGGGCGCTGGTCGAGCGCAACGAGAAGACCATGCAGCTCATCCACTTCGACGCGAGCGAGACCCCGCGCTCGATCCAGCTGTACGGAGTGGACCCGGTCACGGTCGGCAAGGCCGTCCGCATGATCGTCGACGAGAACCTCGCCGACCACATCGACCTGAACTTCGGCTGCCCGGTCCCCAAGGTGACCCGCAAGGGCGGTGGCTCGGCGCTCCCGTTCAAGCGGCCCCTGCTGCGCGCGATCCTGAACCAGGCGGTCTCCAATGCGGGTGACCTGCCGGTCACCATCAAGATGCGCAAGGGCATCAACGACGACCACCTCACCTACCTCGACGCGGGCCGGATAGCGGTGGAGGAGGGCGTCACGGCCGTCGCGCTGCACGGCAGGACCGCCGCTCAGCACTACGGCGGTACCGCCGACTGGGACGCGATCGCCCGCCTCAAGGAGCACGTCCCGGAGATCCCCGTCCTCGGCAACGGCGACATCTGGTGCGCGGACGACGCCCGCCGGATGATGCGCGAGACCGGCTGCGACGGCGTGGTCGTGGGCCGTGGCTGCCTGGGGCGCCCGTGGCTCTTCGGCGACCTGGTGAGCGCCTTCGAGGGTACGCAGACGCGGCAGGCGCCGACGCTGCGGGAGGTCGCCACCGTCATGGTGCGGCACGCGACGCTGCTGGGGGAGTGGATCGGCGACGAGACCCGTGGCGTGATCGACTTCCGTAAGCACGTGGCCTGGTACCTCAAGGGCTTCTCGGTCGGCTCCGAGATGCGCAAGAAGCTCGCGGTCACCTCGTCGCTGGACGAGCTGGGTGCGCAGTTGCACGAGCTCGACCTGGACCAGGCGTGGCCGGACGGGGCCGACGGGCCGCGCGGGCGCACCTCGGGCAACAACCGTGTGGTGCTGCCGGACGGCTGGCTGAAGGACCCCTACGACTGCTCGGGCGTGAGCGCGGAGGCGGAGCTCGACACGTCGGGCGGCTGAGGCGACGGCTCCGGTTCGGACAGGGCCCTGCGGAGGGTGTCACTCCACCCCCGCGGGGCCCTTTCGTATCTCCGGCATCAGGCACCGGGTGCCCTTGCCTCGCGTCTGCTCATCTGAGCGCAGATCGGGTGCGGGTTGGAGGCGAACCGGGCGGCGTGAGGTGCCGCGCCGGGCGATCGAGGCGCCCTGCTCCCATTTCCCTCGCCCTGTGCGGTCGTCCTGTGACCATACGTAGCTCTCGGGGTGTCCGGATGATGACATCTGAGCGCCTGGTGCAGCGTGATTCTCGCCACCCCTGAGGTCATCATTGCTCAGATGAGCGGGATTTTGGGGACTGCATTTCTCAAATGATGGCACTCGGTGCCATCCGACTTTACTTTGATCGATCGATGCATCCACTACCCAGCGTGCCGAATATCTGCCATCTCCAACGCTCTGGGTGATTATGAGTTCAAGAGTCGAACGGCCGTGTCCGGGAGGCGGAACCGTACGCAACTTTCGATCTGCTGGCGGACGAGTGGTTAAGGCCGCATGACGCGCAAGTGGACGTACCCAGGCACCTTCGATCTGGGTATGTTCCTGGCCGTCAGGGCAGCCACCCGCGTCCTCGAGGAGTCGAGACCCGTGTCGGAAAACAAAGATCCCCACGTATCCACCCCGGAGCTCCAGGGTCAGAAGTTCGTTTATGACTTCACCGAGGGCAACAAGGATCTGAAGGACCTGCTCGGCGGGAAGGGCGCCAACCTCGCCGAGATGACCAACCTCGGGCTGCCCGTCCCTCCGGGCTTCACCATCACCACCGAGGCGTGCAAGGTCTACCTCGACAGCGGCGAGGAGCCGAGGGCGCTGCGCGACGAGGTCAGTGCGCACCTCGACGCCCTCGAGAAGCAGATGGGCAAGAAGCTCGGCCAGGCCGACGACCCGCTGCTGGTCTCCGTCCGCTCCGGCGCGAAGTTCTCGATGCCCGGCATGATGGACACGGTTCTCAACATCGGCCTCTCCGACGCGTCCGTCGTCGGCCTCGCCGCCCAGGCCGGCGACGAGCGGTTCGCGTGGGACTCGTACCGCCGCCTCATCCAGATGTTCGGCAAGACCGTCCTCGGCGTCGAGGGCGACCTCTTCGAGGAGGCGCTGGAGGCCGCGAAGCAGGCCAAGGGCGTCACCGTCGACGTGGATCTCGATGCGGCCGACCTGAAGAAGCTGGTCAAGCAGTTCAAGAAGATCGTCACGCGGGACGCCGGACGCGACTTCCCGCAGGACCCGCGCGAGCAGATGGACCTGGCCATAAAGGCCGTCTTCGACTCGTGGAACACCGACCGGGCCAAGCTCTACCGCCGCCAGGAGCGCATCCCCGGCGACCTCGGCACGGCCGTCAACGTCTGTTCCATGGTCTTCGGCAACCTCGGCCCGGACTCCGGTACGGGGGTCGCGTTCACCCGCGACCCGGCCAGCGGCCACGCCGGCGTGTACGGCGACTACCTGCAGAACGCGCAGGGCGAGGACGTCGTCGCCGGTATCCGCAACACCGTCCCGCTCGCCGAGCTCGAGTCGATCGACAAGAAGTCGTACGACCAGCTGATGCAGATCATGAAGACGCTCGAGACGCACTACAAGGACCTGTGCGACATCGAGTTCACCATCGAGCGCGGCCAGCTGTGGATGCTCCAGACCCGGGTCGGCAAGCGCACGGCCGGTGCCGCCTTCCGGATCGCCACACAGCTGGTCGACCAGGGGCTCATCGACGAGGCCGAGGCGCTGCAGCGGGTGACCGGGGCGCAGCTGGCGCAGCTGATGTTCCCGCGCTTCGACGAGGACGCCAAGACGCAGCTGCTCGGCCGTGGCATCGCCGCGTCTCCGGGCGCCGCGGTCGGCAAGGCGGTCTTCGACTCGTACACCGCCGTCAAGTGGTCCCGCTCCGGCGAGAAGGTCATCCTGATCCGCCGGGAGACCAACCCCGACGACCTCGACGGCATGATCGCCGCCGAGGGCATCCTGACCTCCCGCGGCGGCAAGACCTCGCACGCCGCCGTCGTCGCCCGCGGTATGGGCAAGACGTGTGTCTGCGGCGCCGAGGAGATCGAGGTCGACACCAAGCGTCGTCGGCTGACCGTCGGCGGGACCGTCGTCGAGGAGGGCGACATCGTCTCCGTGGACGGCTCCACCGGCAAGGTGTACCTCGGTGAGGTCCCCGTCGTCCCGTCCCCGGTCGTCGAGTACTTCGAGGGCCGGATGCACGCGGGCGCCGACGACGCCGACGAACTGGTCGCCGCCGTGCACCGGATCATGGCGTACGCCGACCGCGTCCGCAGGCTGCGGGTGCGGGCCAACGCCGACAACGCCGAGGACGCTCTGCGGGCCCGCCGCTTCGGCGCCCAGGGCATCGGCCTGTGCCGCACCGAGCACATGTTCCTCGGCGAGCGCCGCGAGATGGTCGAGAAGCTGATCCTCGCGGACACGGACGAGGAGCGCGAGACCGCGCTTGCCGAGCTGCTTCCGCTGCAGAAGGCCGACTTCATCGAGCTGTTCGAGTCGATGGACGGACTGCCCGTCACCGTACGGCTGCTCGACCCGCCGTTGCACGAGTTCCTCCCGGACATCACCGAGCTGTCGGTACGCGTCGCGCTCGCCGAGTCCCGCAAGGACGCCAACGAGAACGACCTGCGTCTCCTGCAGGCCGTGCACAAGCTGCACGAGCAGAACCCGATGCTCGGTCTGCGCGGCGTACGACTCGGTCTGGTCATCCCCGGCCTGTTCGCGATGCAGGTCCGGGCGATCGCGGAGGCGGCCGCACACCGCAAGAACGCCAAGGGCGACCCGCGCGCCGAGATCATGATTCCGCTCGTCGGCACGGTCCAGGAGCTGGAGATCGTCCGCGAGGAGGCCGACCAGGTCATCGCCGAGGTCGAGGCGGCCACCGGCACCGCGCTGAAGCTGACCATCGGCACGATGATCGAGCTGCCGCGCGCCGCGCTGACCGCCGGTCAGATCGCCGAGGCCGCACAGTTCTTCTCCTTCGGTACGAACGACCTGACCCAGACCGTGTGGGGCTTCTCCCGGGACGACGTGGAGGCCTCGTTCTTCACCGCGTACCTGGAGAAGGGCATCTTCGGGGTGTCGCCGTTCGAGACGATCGACAAGGACGGTGTGGGCTCCCTGGTCCGCAGCGCGGTCGCGGCCGGCCGGGCCACCCGCCCGGACCTCAAGCTCGGCGTCTGCGGCGAGCACGGCGGCGACCCGGAGTCGGTGCACTTCTTCCACGAGGTGGGCCTCGACTACGTCTCCTGCTCGCCGTTCCGGATCCCGGTCGCGCGTCTGGAGGCGGGCAGGGCTGCCGCGGAGTCGAAGGGCAGCGACAGCCGCTGACCTGAATCCACCCCGGACTCCAGGGCTGTCGTCGGCTCACCCGGACCCTCACCGACTCGACGACAGCCCCGGACAACCCGGAAGCGGCGGCACCCTGTGCGGGGGTGCCGCCGCTTCGTCATGTCCGGCAGCCGCCAGGGCGGGTGCCGGGTTCCGTAGGCCGGACGGTGTGTGGAAACGGTCGGTCGTGAGTGGCCGTGGGTGAATGGGGCATCCGGCCTCGCACAAAGGAAAAAGGCGCAAGCGCTTTCGGTGTTCGCCGTTCGCCCATCGGCCCATTGCATCGTTCAATACGCAAAGATATAGACGGTGAACGGACCGGGGTGCGGCCCATGGATCCCCACCCATGGGCCGCACCCGGCTTACCCCCGTCGGACACGGAGCCGCACCGTCCGCCGACCGCCGCCGAACGAGCAAAACCCCCCACGGCCTTCACTCGCTCTTACGGTCGGCTCAGGTTCGTGCCCGACGTCGTACAGCTTTTCCGGTGACGGTGGGGTTCGGCGAGACGTTTCACCTCTGGCCGAAACCCCGTGGTGACGTCCTGTGACGGTGCGCATACCCTTGAGCGGGGGTAATTGCGGATGCAACAGGTGGGGGTTCGGTGCTGCGTATCCATGTGTCCGGGATGGACCTTTCCAAGGTGCGGATGGCCACACGGCCGGACGCATTGTGGGAAACCATTCTGAGTTTTCACCGGCTGAGGGACCGGCGCGCTTCCACGGTGTTCGGGAAATGGCGCACGGAAACCCGGCCCCGGCTGAATGGTGAGACACGCCTGCTCGCAGCCCTCGTGCCACCCCGCGGCTATTTCCCGGACTTTCTGACGCCCTCCCGGGAAGGCAGTGAGCCGCACGGCTTCGATGCCGGAATGGAGGCGCTGCGCGACACCCCGGCCGAGCGGCTCCACGCCGAACTGGGCCTGCTGCGCGCCGACTGCCGTGAGCCCGGACGGCCGTTGTCGCTGGGCGGCCGGCACGGCGGCGGGCACGGCTCCGGGCGCGGGGTGCGGTCCGGCGGCGTACGGCCCGCGGGCGGGCGGCCGGGGGACGGACGGCCGGTGCCGCCCGTCCGGCTGGACGCGCTCTCCGAAGGGCGGACCGAACCTCTCGGGCGGCTCATCACCGCCCTGCGCGGCTACCACCGCGCCGCCGTCGAGCCGTACTGGCCGCACATCCAGGCCAGCATCGAGGCCGACCGGGCCGTCCGCGGCCGCGCCCTCCTCGACGGCGGCGCCGACGAACTCCTCGCCTCCCTCCCGTCCATGATCCGCTGGCGGGCCCCGGTGCTGGAGGCGGACTATCCCGTCGACCGTGAACTGCACCTGGACGGCCGGGGGTTACTGCTCCAGCCGTCGTTCTTCTGCCGCTCCACCCCGGTCGTCTACCGCAACTCGAAGCTCACACCCGTCCTCGTGTACCCGGTCACCCACTCCGCCGCCCCGGTCTTCGCCGAGCCCGGCCCGGGCCCCTGGCTCGGCAGGCTCCTGGGCAACACCCGGTCGACGGTCCTCCAGGCCATCGGCACGGGCTGCACGACCAGCGAGCTCGCCCGCCGGGCCGGGGTGTCCCTCGCCTCGGCCAGTCAGCATGCGTGCGTGTTGCGCGAGGCGGGGCTGGTACGCACCCTGCGGCACGGCAGCTCGGTCCTGCACACGCTCACCCCGCTGGGCGGCTCGCTCCTCAGGGGAGGCGCACCGCTCGCGCTCCCATGACAGGTGGGAGCGGACGGCTCGGGGGGTGGGGACACTCCGCTCAATGGGTGGGGCGGGCTGCTCCGGATGATTTCCTCGCCCGTCGCGATGAGTTCCGCGCCGACCTGCCGTCTACCCTTCGACCGCGCTCACCCGGAGCGCCGCCGAGGAGAAGAGACGGACATGACCCAGATGATCTTCGTGAACCTTCCGGTCAAGGACCTGGAGACGACCAAGGGCTTCTTCGGCAAGCTCGGCTTCTCGTTCAACCCGCAGTTCTCCGACGAGACCACCGCGTGCCTGGTCATCAGCGACACCATCTTCGCCATGCTCATCACCGAGCCGCGCTTCAAGGAGTTCACCAAGAAAGAGATCGCCGATGCCTCGAAGACCACCGAGGCGATCATCGCGCTCAGTGCCGAGAGCCGCGAGGAGGTCGACGAGCTGGCCGACACGG harbors:
- the ppdK gene encoding pyruvate, phosphate dikinase, yielding MSENKDPHVSTPELQGQKFVYDFTEGNKDLKDLLGGKGANLAEMTNLGLPVPPGFTITTEACKVYLDSGEEPRALRDEVSAHLDALEKQMGKKLGQADDPLLVSVRSGAKFSMPGMMDTVLNIGLSDASVVGLAAQAGDERFAWDSYRRLIQMFGKTVLGVEGDLFEEALEAAKQAKGVTVDVDLDAADLKKLVKQFKKIVTRDAGRDFPQDPREQMDLAIKAVFDSWNTDRAKLYRRQERIPGDLGTAVNVCSMVFGNLGPDSGTGVAFTRDPASGHAGVYGDYLQNAQGEDVVAGIRNTVPLAELESIDKKSYDQLMQIMKTLETHYKDLCDIEFTIERGQLWMLQTRVGKRTAGAAFRIATQLVDQGLIDEAEALQRVTGAQLAQLMFPRFDEDAKTQLLGRGIAASPGAAVGKAVFDSYTAVKWSRSGEKVILIRRETNPDDLDGMIAAEGILTSRGGKTSHAAVVARGMGKTCVCGAEEIEVDTKRRRLTVGGTVVEEGDIVSVDGSTGKVYLGEVPVVPSPVVEYFEGRMHAGADDADELVAAVHRIMAYADRVRRLRVRANADNAEDALRARRFGAQGIGLCRTEHMFLGERREMVEKLILADTDEERETALAELLPLQKADFIELFESMDGLPVTVRLLDPPLHEFLPDITELSVRVALAESRKDANENDLRLLQAVHKLHEQNPMLGLRGVRLGLVIPGLFAMQVRAIAEAAAHRKNAKGDPRAEIMIPLVGTVQELEIVREEADQVIAEVEAATGTALKLTIGTMIELPRAALTAGQIAEAAQFFSFGTNDLTQTVWGFSRDDVEASFFTAYLEKGIFGVSPFETIDKDGVGSLVRSAVAAGRATRPDLKLGVCGEHGGDPESVHFFHEVGLDYVSCSPFRIPVARLEAGRAAAESKGSDSR
- the dusB gene encoding tRNA dihydrouridine synthase DusB; its protein translation is MTTLAPSLPLLRIGPHTVQPPVVLAPMAGITNAPFRTLCREFSGGKGLFVSEMITTRALVERNEKTMQLIHFDASETPRSIQLYGVDPVTVGKAVRMIVDENLADHIDLNFGCPVPKVTRKGGGSALPFKRPLLRAILNQAVSNAGDLPVTIKMRKGINDDHLTYLDAGRIAVEEGVTAVALHGRTAAQHYGGTADWDAIARLKEHVPEIPVLGNGDIWCADDARRMMRETGCDGVVVGRGCLGRPWLFGDLVSAFEGTQTRQAPTLREVATVMVRHATLLGEWIGDETRGVIDFRKHVAWYLKGFSVGSEMRKKLAVTSSLDELGAQLHELDLDQAWPDGADGPRGRTSGNNRVVLPDGWLKDPYDCSGVSAEAELDTSGG
- a CDS encoding VOC family protein, which gives rise to MTQMIFVNLPVKDLETTKGFFGKLGFSFNPQFSDETTACLVISDTIFAMLITEPRFKEFTKKEIADASKTTEAIIALSAESREEVDELADTALASGGSPANEPMDHGFMYGRSFQDPDHHIWEVVWMDPAAVQSQG
- a CDS encoding MFS transporter, whose product is MPELTHRRRQLVLAICCMSLLIVSLDNTVLNVALPSMQRELHATVAGMQWTIDAYTLVLASLLMLAGSTADRIGRAKVFKIGLVLFTLGSVLCSVAPNLESLVAFRMVQAVGGSMLNPVAMSIITNTFTDPRERARAIGVWGGVVGISMAAGPVVGGLLVDSVGWRSIFWINLPVGLAALLLTWRYVPESRAPKPRRPDPVGQLLVIALLGSLTYAIIEAPSAGWASPQILGFAALAACALIGLLLYEPRRAEPLIDLRFFRSAPFSGATAIAVCAFAALSGFLFLNTLYLQNVRGLSALHAGLYMLPMAALTFVCAPLSGRLVGSRGPRLSLLVAGAAMTACGLMFAAFDAETQNVLLFTGYVLFGLGFGMVNAPITNTAVSGMPRSQAGVAAAVASTSRQIGGTLGVAVIGAVLAAGVAGSGSPRGAGYATAFVDASKPAWWIITGCGLAVLLVGALTSGRWARETAQRTAGRLEAPAGAETGSGAGYGGQTSVSAKA
- a CDS encoding ArsR/SmtB family transcription factor, which codes for MLRIHVSGMDLSKVRMATRPDALWETILSFHRLRDRRASTVFGKWRTETRPRLNGETRLLAALVPPRGYFPDFLTPSREGSEPHGFDAGMEALRDTPAERLHAELGLLRADCREPGRPLSLGGRHGGGHGSGRGVRSGGVRPAGGRPGDGRPVPPVRLDALSEGRTEPLGRLITALRGYHRAAVEPYWPHIQASIEADRAVRGRALLDGGADELLASLPSMIRWRAPVLEADYPVDRELHLDGRGLLLQPSFFCRSTPVVYRNSKLTPVLVYPVTHSAAPVFAEPGPGPWLGRLLGNTRSTVLQAIGTGCTTSELARRAGVSLASASQHACVLREAGLVRTLRHGSSVLHTLTPLGGSLLRGGAPLALP